CGGAGAGACGAAAGATCACTGTCCAGAATCGAAAGAAATCTGTTCGTTCTCCCGACTCGAGTTCGGTATCGACCGAAAACGGACCGAAAACGGCGTATCCCGCCCCCGCCAGACTTATATATACCCCCTTCAAATCCCCGGCCGTTCAGAATGCCGAAAGTCGAGATCACTATCCCCGAACATCTTGAGATGCAGATCACCCAGCTCGTCGAGCAGGGTGAGTTCATGAACCGGGAGGAGGCGGTCGAAGAACTCCTCTCGACCGGATTGAAAGCGTACAAGACGAGCGGGCCGATGGACGACGAGCAGGAACCGGGCTTCGAGGACGACGGGATGATGGGCCACGACGACGAGTACGTCTTCTAAACTCGTCTCGGGTGTGCGACAAGTGCCCAATAACGCTTAAGCGGGCTACAGTGCATAGGGACGC
This genomic window from Salinirubrum litoreum contains:
- a CDS encoding ribbon-helix-helix domain-containing protein, coding for MPKVEITIPEHLEMQITQLVEQGEFMNREEAVEELLSTGLKAYKTSGPMDDEQEPGFEDDGMMGHDDEYVF